CAACTAGAAAAATTATATGAAGCGTATTTACAAAATGGTTTCCCTGTCATTAAAATCCTTTGGGAAAGTTATGCTGTGAGCATCGGGAAAGAAATTACCGCTCGAACGATGAGAGAAACAATTACAGGGATAGCAAAAGGAATTACAGAGGATGGAGTATTGCTCCTCGAGGACCATGAAGGGAAATTACATCATATTCATTCTGCGGATATCGAAATTAAGTAAAAGAAGTTCCTATTAGGAACTTCTTTTTATTTGACGATTACTTTGCCTTCCATTCCTTTAAGGAGATGGTACCGACATATTAATTCATATGTACCAGTACTTGTAGGTTTCACGGTAATATTTTTTTCTTTTCCGGACTCGACTACGACGTCAATTCCGAGTTTTTTTACTGTAAAGGTGTGCTCGCTTTTACCTTTGTTTTTCAAAAGTAATGTTGTGGATTGTTCGATCGGAATCGTGATGACATTAGGGTTAAAGTAATCATCATTCAGTTCAACCTCAATTACTTTCGTTGAATCGATAGGTTGTGTCACGACGTTAACTGAAGCAAATACATGGAAGGAGCTAAAAGTTATCATCCCTACAATTATCACAAGCAAACCGGTGAATCGAAATAACCATTTGTTTATAGACATTCGCCATTCTCCTTTTGTAAGTATGTTTCCTCCATTAACCTGCATCATTACTTGAAGAGTTATACTATGCATGTAAATTAAGCTATTTATCTTTCTATAATGGAGTGATCTATAAAAATTTCACATACCGTAATAGGGATAAAAATTATTTTTTCAAAAAAATGTAGTAATTCCTTTTTGGAGTTTGCTATAATTAGTTCGAATATGGGCAGTATCAGAGCGAACTGCACCATCATTCGAAGCAATACGAAAAATAATAACTTGGATTCTGCCTTGATCCAATAACGGACTGGGACAGAGGGATGAATAATGCCGACTAACACACAACCCTTCTGCCCTTTTATGGCCAGAGGGGGTTTTTTATATGATTTCGGCCATCTCCTCTCTCCTGCATAAAGGAGGAGTAGTTTTTGAAAACAAAAACTGATTTTTTGAAAATGAAAGAGCAAGGTGAGCCGATTACAATGCTAACGGCGTATGATTATCCATCTGCTAAGTTAGCAGAAGAAGCTGAAGTTGATATGATTCTAGTTGGAGATTCTCTTGGAATGGTTGTTCTCG
This Bacillus paramycoides DNA region includes the following protein-coding sequences:
- a CDS encoding cupredoxin domain-containing protein, yielding MSINKWLFRFTGLLVIIVGMITFSSFHVFASVNVVTQPIDSTKVIEVELNDDYFNPNVITIPIEQSTTLLLKNKGKSEHTFTVKKLGIDVVVESGKEKNITVKPTSTGTYELICRYHLLKGMEGKVIVK